One Oncorhynchus nerka isolate Pitt River linkage group LG5, Oner_Uvic_2.0, whole genome shotgun sequence genomic window carries:
- the LOC115120114 gene encoding C-X-C chemokine receptor type 1-like: MTEVLDYDYKPDYDYKSANDSYYFNITSFDLNFNTLSCAAQPLSPGAVIFLCVLHVAIFLLAVPGNLLVGLVIGFSQQSLTPSDVYLFHLTVADGLLALTLPFWAAATLHGWIFGDFLCKFLSLVMEASFYTSILFLVCISVDRYLVIVRPAKSRKGRRRACRWYACTFIWALGGALSLPALFNDAFTPHSGGPTRCAEHFDLSSATHWRLATRGLRHILGFLLPLVIMVACYSITVARLLQTSGFQKHRAMRAIIAVVFAFLLCWTPLHMTLMADTLMRAKLVRFDCAVRNRVDLALQVTHSLSLVHSFVNPVLYAFVGEKFRGNLGALVRKSRGPERGSSSRFSRSTSQTSEGNGLL; this comes from the exons ATGACAG AGGTCCTGGACTATGATTATAAGCCAGACTATGACTATAAATCAGCCAATGACTCCTATTACTTCAACATCACCTCCTTTGACCTGAACTTTAACACATTGTCCTGTGCAGCTCAGCCCCTTTCTCCCGGTGCCGTCATATTCCTGTGTGTCCTTCACGTCGCCATCTTCCTATTGGCTGTTCCTGGTAACCTACTTGTGGGGCTCGTGATTGGCTTCAGTCAACAGTCCCTGACCCCATCCGACGTCTATCTGTTTCACCTGACTGTAGCTGACGGGCTGCTGGCTCTGACCCTGCCCTTCTGGGCTGCTGCCACGCTCCACGGCTGGATCTTTGGTGACTTCCTGTGTAAGTTCCTCAGCCTGGTTATGGAGGCTAGCTTCTACACCAGCATCCTGTTCCTGGTGTGTATCAGTGTCGACCGCTACCTGGTGATCGTTCGCCCTGCCAAGTCCCGTAAGGGGCGCCGAAGGGCCTGCAGATGGTACGCCTGCACCTTCATCTGGGCTCTGGGGGGcgccctctctctgcctgccctcTTCAACGACGCCTTCACGCCCCATAGTGGTGGTCCGACGAGGTGTGCTGAGCACTTCGACCTCAGCAGCGCCACCCACTGGCGGCTCGCTACTCGCGGCCTACGCCACATCCTAGGGTTCCTGCTCCCACTAGTCATCATGGTGGCGTGCTACAGCATCACCGTGGCCCGGTTGCTGCAGACGAGCGGCTTTCAGAAGCACAGGGCCATGCGGGCCATCATTGCCGT tgtgttcgcCTTCCTCCTGTGCTGGACGCCGTTACACATGACGTTGATGGCCGACACCCTGATGAGGGCCAAGCTGGTGCGCTTCGACTGTGCTGTGAGGAACAGGGTGGACCTGGCCCTCCAGGTCACCCACAGCCTATCCCTGGTCCACAGCTTTGTTAACCCAGTGCTGTATGCCTTTGTGGGGGAGAAGTTCAGGGGGAACCTGGGTGCCCTGGTCAGGAAGTCACGAGGACCAGAGAGGGGGTCGTCGTCTCGATTTAGCAGGTCCACATCCCAGACCTCAGAAGGGAATGGACTGTTATGA